One window from the genome of Candidatus Didemnitutus sp. encodes:
- a CDS encoding class I SAM-dependent methyltransferase, with product MSSVRLRFISWLIERHPRAYFRWKRIGKHRLCEDREFLAQHAAALRAGEALQVLEERYNLWALTRAVTRLPGACAEVGVYRGGSAKFIAAAKGDAPLHLFDTFGGMPAVNPATDGAFYAGQFDRTSLAFVQRYLAGYAGVHFHPGFFPESARPLEAEPMSFKFVHLDVDIRASTLAALEWFYPRMVPGGVILTHDYNDVTVPGTKSAFDAFFTDKPETVVPLWFTQAVVTKA from the coding sequence ATGTCGAGCGTTCGCCTGCGCTTCATTTCGTGGCTGATTGAGCGCCACCCCCGCGCCTATTTCCGTTGGAAGCGGATCGGGAAGCACCGGCTGTGCGAGGACCGGGAGTTTCTCGCGCAACACGCCGCGGCCCTGCGCGCGGGCGAGGCGCTGCAGGTGCTCGAGGAGCGCTACAACTTGTGGGCCCTGACCCGCGCCGTGACGCGGCTGCCCGGTGCCTGCGCAGAAGTCGGCGTCTATCGCGGCGGCAGCGCCAAGTTCATCGCGGCGGCGAAAGGCGACGCGCCGCTGCACTTGTTCGACACCTTCGGCGGCATGCCCGCCGTGAACCCGGCGACGGACGGCGCGTTCTACGCCGGCCAGTTCGACCGGACCAGCCTCGCGTTCGTGCAGCGCTACCTCGCGGGTTACGCGGGCGTGCATTTTCATCCCGGGTTTTTCCCGGAATCAGCCCGGCCGCTCGAAGCGGAGCCCATGTCGTTCAAGTTCGTGCATCTCGATGTGGATATCCGCGCCTCCACGCTCGCCGCGCTCGAATGGTTCTACCCGCGCATGGTCCCTGGCGGGGTGATCCTGACGCACGACTACAATGACGTGACGGTGCCCGGCACGAAATCGGCGTTCGACGCGTTCTTCACCGACAAGCCGGAGACCGTCGTGCCGCTCTGGTTCACGCAGGCCGTGGTGACGAAGGCCTGA
- a CDS encoding glycosyltransferase family 9 protein has protein sequence MHLGLFKTNYLGDNVVFLPVVQELRRRYPDWRLTLVTAPRVAELFAADVAEADRRAIEPEAMRRLWRTPWRFARWAADLRARKFDASLVGYDQSSSAHALAWVAGGRVRVGGAGLRIRLQGTLTRGVTHQPGWSIAQWNWEIARAGLGDLGCKDWPATPPVPDLRHLGGGVTREPRRVIIHPGSKWHYTQWPVERYAELAGRLARDHEVLWIRAPEVAAVPLPDGVREIAPAGLDALVRTLASAALFVGNNSGPMHVASALGTPLVAITGPTDFPWDPSWHRERATVLRWPALECQPCDRVQYAPGRCARATEPLACLRRWSVDAIEAACRVRRAEGA, from the coding sequence ATGCATCTCGGCCTGTTCAAAACAAACTACCTGGGCGACAACGTCGTCTTCCTGCCCGTCGTGCAGGAATTGCGGCGCCGGTATCCCGACTGGCGGCTCACGCTGGTGACGGCGCCGCGTGTGGCTGAGCTCTTCGCCGCCGATGTGGCGGAGGCGGATCGCCGCGCAATCGAGCCGGAAGCGATGCGACGCCTGTGGCGCACGCCGTGGCGTTTCGCCCGGTGGGCGGCCGACCTGCGCGCGCGGAAATTCGACGCGAGCCTCGTCGGCTACGATCAAAGCAGTTCCGCGCATGCGCTCGCCTGGGTGGCCGGGGGACGCGTGCGCGTAGGCGGGGCCGGTCTGCGCATCCGGTTGCAGGGCACGCTCACGCGGGGCGTCACGCACCAGCCCGGCTGGAGCATCGCGCAATGGAATTGGGAGATCGCCCGCGCCGGTCTCGGGGATCTCGGTTGCAAGGACTGGCCCGCAACGCCACCGGTGCCGGATCTCAGGCACTTGGGCGGCGGAGTGACACGGGAGCCGCGGCGCGTAATAATCCATCCGGGATCGAAGTGGCACTACACGCAATGGCCGGTCGAGCGCTACGCCGAACTCGCGGGCCGGCTGGCGCGCGATCACGAGGTGCTGTGGATTCGCGCGCCTGAAGTGGCCGCGGTGCCGTTGCCCGACGGGGTGCGCGAGATCGCGCCAGCGGGACTGGATGCGCTGGTGCGAACGCTCGCGTCGGCAGCGTTGTTTGTCGGCAACAATTCCGGACCAATGCACGTCGCCAGCGCGCTCGGCACGCCGCTCGTCGCGATCACGGGACCGACGGATTTTCCGTGGGATCCGAGCTGGCATCGCGAACGGGCGACCGTGCTGCGGTGGCCCGCGCTTGAATGTCAGCCATGCGACCGTGTGCAATATGCGCCGGGGCGCTGTGCCCGGGCGACAGAGCCGCTGGCGTGTTTGCGGCGTTGGAGCGTGGACGCGATTGAGGCCGCTTGCCGGGTGCGGCGGGCGGAAGGCGCATGA
- a CDS encoding O-antigen ligase family protein yields the protein MSPRWRTFLIGAVAAVLAVVVGVQIAQEEFFLAALIATGCTWALLSWVDGPRTEAWLLGFLIFAYIVGNRGFAQVTPVPGLPLFFAELGLGFAGTLFVFRSALTRASLWTSTEISTVLAFWIALGAGRIGIDVRTWGIAALRDFATVYYAGFFFVAVALCRQEASRRVLHGAITATFVVLPFTTLLADLFPRFFQTNLLIKGVPLILYKEDLAATYGYAGFLWLLVDRPGERAWWRWPLALTLLVNGLLGLSRASLAGVLVAAIGLAVAGQRRALATIAAVGLAGALLLTALALLPGGSFRETRGYAVYEAVMSVTDFSGTRAYRSGFSNDKGDNNRFRLVWWRNVAEETLRDGPWLGRGFGADLAKGFVSEYMPDTASEFVTRSPHNVFVTVLGRMGLLGVAAWTAFYAAHATATVRVWRAAGRTSERTPTLFAMTWVVMVSACFGVVLEGPMGAVPFWILLGLAYAARTAAAAEETSAASDERPAPERVETRHE from the coding sequence ATGAGTCCGCGCTGGCGCACCTTTCTGATCGGGGCGGTCGCGGCGGTGCTGGCCGTAGTAGTGGGCGTGCAGATCGCCCAGGAGGAATTTTTTCTGGCCGCGCTGATCGCGACCGGTTGCACGTGGGCATTGCTGTCGTGGGTCGACGGACCGCGCACGGAGGCGTGGCTGCTGGGATTCCTCATATTCGCCTACATCGTGGGCAATCGCGGGTTCGCGCAGGTGACGCCCGTGCCCGGTCTGCCGCTGTTTTTCGCCGAGCTTGGGCTCGGGTTCGCGGGGACGCTGTTCGTGTTTCGCAGCGCGCTGACCCGCGCGTCGCTGTGGACCTCGACGGAGATCAGCACCGTGCTGGCGTTCTGGATCGCGCTCGGCGCGGGGCGCATCGGAATCGATGTGCGGACGTGGGGCATTGCGGCGTTGCGGGATTTCGCCACCGTCTACTACGCGGGATTCTTTTTTGTCGCGGTCGCGCTGTGCCGGCAGGAGGCGTCACGGCGGGTGTTGCATGGAGCAATCACGGCGACGTTCGTGGTGCTGCCGTTCACGACGCTGCTGGCGGATCTGTTTCCGCGCTTCTTTCAGACGAATCTGCTGATCAAGGGCGTGCCGCTGATTCTCTACAAGGAGGATCTTGCGGCGACGTATGGCTACGCGGGGTTTCTCTGGCTGCTCGTGGATCGTCCGGGCGAGCGCGCCTGGTGGCGCTGGCCGCTGGCGCTGACGCTGCTCGTGAACGGATTGCTCGGGCTGTCGCGTGCGAGCCTTGCGGGCGTGTTGGTGGCAGCGATCGGCTTGGCGGTGGCGGGACAGCGGCGCGCCCTGGCAACGATCGCGGCGGTGGGACTGGCCGGGGCCTTGCTGCTGACGGCGCTGGCTTTGCTGCCCGGAGGATCGTTTCGCGAGACCCGAGGCTACGCAGTCTACGAGGCGGTGATGTCAGTAACGGATTTCAGCGGCACGCGGGCGTATCGCAGCGGCTTCAGCAACGACAAGGGCGACAACAACCGTTTCCGGCTCGTGTGGTGGCGCAACGTCGCGGAGGAAACGCTACGCGATGGACCGTGGCTCGGTCGGGGATTCGGCGCGGATCTGGCGAAGGGCTTCGTCAGCGAATACATGCCGGACACGGCCAGCGAGTTCGTCACTCGCAGCCCCCACAATGTTTTCGTAACGGTGCTCGGGCGCATGGGATTGCTCGGCGTCGCGGCGTGGACGGCGTTCTATGCGGCCCATGCGACGGCAACGGTGCGCGTATGGCGCGCGGCGGGCCGAACGAGCGAGCGGACGCCGACTTTGTTCGCCATGACTTGGGTCGTGATGGTGAGTGCGTGTTTCGGCGTCGTGCTGGAGGGGCCGATGGGCGCGGTGCCGTTTTGGATTTTGCTGGGGCTGGCATATGCCGCGCGCACCGCGGCGGCGGCCGAGGAGACATCGGCGGCCAGCGACGAGCGGCCGGCACCGGAGCGCGTGGAAACGCGCCACGAATGA
- the rodA gene encoding rod shape-determining protein RodA → MGLLSTFGVFFIYSAQVANDGDQWMKQLFYLLLGTIIYVGTSLLDYRLWLKYAHWVYFAAVAALVVVLIPGIGTTHGMGARRWIELPGWSFQPSEVGKIAVLFVTASILTGNRLGTVRDSLQVLIKLALAVGIPMLFIVAEPDLGSALAIAPMVFAMLFVSNLSLRFFAGALAVFALLIGAVALDVAKYANYMDENGLDFNNDRGAYEKSTWARLPLKDYQRNRVLAFWNPDQFDRTGIGWNQVQSRISVGSGGLVGKGWTEGTQAKLGYLPRAVAHNDFIFSVIAEEKGFLGSIAVIGLFGVLLWNGVRIAGLARDRFGMLLVIGVTALLCVHIFVNIAMTVGLVPVKGIPLPFISYGGTFVLSCCLLQGLVQSVYRFRRDF, encoded by the coding sequence ATGGGGCTGCTGTCGACGTTCGGCGTGTTCTTCATCTACAGCGCGCAGGTCGCCAACGACGGCGATCAGTGGATGAAGCAGCTGTTCTACCTGCTGCTCGGCACGATCATCTATGTCGGCACGTCGTTGCTGGATTACCGGCTGTGGCTGAAATACGCGCATTGGGTCTATTTCGCGGCGGTGGCGGCACTGGTGGTGGTGCTAATCCCGGGCATCGGCACGACGCATGGGATGGGCGCGCGACGGTGGATAGAGTTGCCTGGCTGGTCCTTTCAACCCTCGGAAGTGGGCAAGATCGCGGTGCTGTTCGTGACGGCTTCGATCCTGACCGGCAACCGGCTCGGCACGGTGCGCGACTCGCTGCAAGTGCTGATCAAGTTAGCCCTTGCGGTGGGTATACCCATGTTGTTCATAGTCGCGGAACCCGACCTCGGCAGCGCTCTTGCGATCGCGCCCATGGTCTTCGCCATGCTTTTCGTCTCCAACCTCTCGCTGCGTTTTTTTGCCGGGGCGTTGGCCGTGTTCGCGTTGCTCATCGGCGCTGTCGCGCTGGATGTGGCGAAATACGCGAACTACATGGACGAAAATGGGTTGGATTTTAACAACGACCGCGGCGCCTACGAAAAATCCACCTGGGCCCGCCTGCCGCTGAAGGATTACCAGCGCAACCGCGTGCTGGCGTTCTGGAATCCCGACCAATTCGACCGCACCGGCATCGGCTGGAACCAGGTGCAGTCACGCATCTCGGTCGGCTCCGGCGGCCTCGTCGGCAAGGGCTGGACCGAGGGCACGCAGGCGAAGCTCGGCTACCTGCCGCGCGCGGTCGCGCATAACGATTTCATCTTCTCCGTCATCGCGGAGGAGAAAGGTTTCCTGGGAAGCATTGCCGTCATCGGCTTGTTCGGAGTGTTGTTGTGGAACGGGGTCCGCATTGCCGGCCTCGCCCGCGACCGCTTCGGGATGCTGCTCGTCATCGGCGTCACCGCGCTGCTGTGCGTGCACATCTTCGTGAACATCGCCATGACCGTCGGCCTCGTGCCGGTGAAAGGCATCCCGCTTCCCTTCATCAGCTACGGCGGCACCTTCGTGCTCAGCTGCTGCTTGCTGCAAGGACTGGTCCAAAGCGTCTATCGTTTCCGGAGGGACTTCTAA
- a CDS encoding Rne/Rng family ribonuclease — translation MNDQPAQSGAPESARDAAARHEEELQQPPPLKNSEPVTASQLNAEAKERSTQRPLLQKILSIFQKEKATFRELVINSEPLEKRVALLVNGVLDRFEIERESDNRMVGGIYKGRIKNLDPGLKAAFVDIGYSKNAFLHYWDMLPAAADSSVEVVRVNKKKNAEPRKAEPTVKDIPGMYPPGSEIVIQVTKGPIGTKGPRTTTNLSIPGRYLILTPFSDGCGISRKIEDPAERKRLKTLINELTIPEGMGVIVRTAGEGKKARYFVRDLHLLLKKWEEIQQKMEKDRAPSCLYQEPDIVERTVRDFLTEDIDRVLIDNEADFKRTQDLVSLISSRSRGKIAYYKDSIPVFERYNIERQIEQTFQRRVTLPSGGEIVIDETEALIAIDVNTGSHKSRSGDEKNTIFQVNMEAAAEMARQIRLRNIGGLIIMDFIDMKERRHRQSVYDKMVELMSEDKAKTHILPISQLGIMQMTRQRQQESLSANIYTSCPYCHGRGIVKSATTMSVELQRRLSSVARRLQNRKDNKEYSLRVHVHPSILERLRAEDADLLVRMEKLFGVKLAFRADPNYHVENFKIINALTNEEYR, via the coding sequence ATGAACGATCAACCCGCCCAATCTGGCGCCCCGGAGTCTGCCCGGGACGCCGCCGCTCGCCATGAAGAGGAGCTCCAGCAGCCTCCTCCTCTGAAAAACAGCGAGCCGGTCACCGCCTCACAACTTAACGCCGAAGCCAAGGAACGCTCCACCCAGCGCCCGCTCCTCCAAAAGATCCTCAGCATCTTCCAAAAGGAAAAAGCGACCTTCCGCGAACTCGTCATCAACTCCGAACCGCTCGAGAAGCGCGTCGCGCTCCTCGTGAACGGCGTCCTCGATCGCTTCGAGATCGAGCGCGAGTCCGACAACCGCATGGTCGGCGGCATCTACAAGGGCCGCATCAAGAACCTCGACCCCGGCCTCAAGGCCGCCTTCGTCGACATCGGTTACTCCAAGAACGCCTTCCTCCATTACTGGGACATGCTCCCCGCCGCCGCCGACTCGTCCGTCGAAGTCGTCCGCGTGAACAAGAAGAAGAACGCCGAGCCGCGCAAAGCCGAGCCGACCGTCAAAGACATCCCGGGCATGTATCCCCCGGGCTCCGAGATCGTCATCCAAGTCACCAAAGGCCCCATCGGCACCAAGGGCCCGCGCACGACCACCAATCTCTCGATTCCCGGCCGCTACCTGATCCTCACGCCGTTCTCCGACGGCTGCGGCATCTCCCGCAAAATCGAGGACCCGGCCGAGCGCAAGCGCCTCAAGACGCTCATCAACGAGCTCACGATCCCCGAAGGCATGGGCGTCATCGTCCGCACCGCCGGCGAAGGCAAGAAAGCCCGATACTTCGTCCGCGACCTCCACCTGCTCCTCAAGAAGTGGGAAGAGATCCAGCAGAAGATGGAAAAGGACCGCGCGCCCTCCTGCCTTTATCAGGAACCCGACATCGTCGAGCGCACCGTCCGCGACTTCCTCACCGAAGACATCGACCGCGTGCTCATCGACAACGAGGCCGACTTCAAGCGCACGCAGGACCTCGTCTCGCTCATCTCGTCCCGCTCGCGCGGCAAGATCGCCTACTACAAGGACAGCATCCCCGTCTTCGAGCGCTACAACATCGAGCGCCAGATCGAGCAGACCTTCCAGCGCCGCGTCACGCTGCCATCCGGCGGCGAGATCGTCATCGACGAGACCGAGGCGCTCATCGCCATCGACGTCAACACCGGCTCCCACAAGAGCCGCAGCGGTGACGAGAAGAACACGATCTTCCAGGTGAACATGGAAGCGGCCGCCGAAATGGCGCGCCAGATCCGGCTCCGCAACATCGGCGGCCTGATCATCATGGACTTCATCGACATGAAGGAGCGCCGCCACCGCCAGTCGGTCTACGACAAGATGGTGGAGCTCATGTCGGAGGACAAAGCCAAGACCCACATCCTGCCCATCTCGCAGCTCGGCATCATGCAGATGACGCGCCAGCGCCAGCAGGAGTCCCTCTCGGCCAACATCTACACGAGCTGCCCGTATTGCCACGGCCGCGGCATCGTGAAGAGCGCGACGACGATGTCCGTCGAACTCCAGCGCCGCCTCAGCTCCGTCGCGCGCCGCCTGCAGAATCGGAAAGACAACAAGGAGTATTCGCTCCGCGTGCACGTGCACCCGTCGATCCTCGAGCGCCTCCGCGCCGAAGACGCCGACCTGCTCGTGCGCATGGAGAAACTCTTCGGCGTGAAGCTGGCCTTCCGCGCCGACCCGAACTACCACGTCGAGAACTTCAAAATCATCAACGCGCTCACGAACGAGGAGTATCGTTGA
- a CDS encoding tautomerase family protein — MPHIVVKLWPGKSEQQKQELAARITSDAMEVLDLGAETVSVAMEEIPSHEWAEKVYRPEIAKQSNKLYKKPGYSM; from the coding sequence ATGCCGCACATCGTCGTTAAACTTTGGCCCGGAAAATCCGAGCAACAGAAACAAGAGCTCGCCGCGCGAATCACCTCCGATGCCATGGAGGTTCTGGATCTTGGCGCAGAGACGGTCTCCGTCGCGATGGAGGAGATACCGTCACACGAGTGGGCCGAAAAAGTCTACCGCCCCGAAATCGCCAAGCAGTCCAACAAGCTCTACAAAAAACCGGGCTATTCGATGTGA
- a CDS encoding DUF2255 family protein — translation MATWGKLEFGRLAEADDLHVAPLRDDGVTYGTPTWIWSVVVGEHLYVRAYNGKNSRWYQAALRQKAGRVTVAEITQEVSFEPVTDAVNDRIDDAYRTKYSDSPYLAPMVGDRARNATMRIVPARGASQ, via the coding sequence ATGGCTACCTGGGGAAAACTCGAATTTGGTCGCCTCGCCGAGGCGGACGATCTGCATGTCGCTCCGTTGCGGGACGACGGCGTGACCTATGGCACGCCGACTTGGATTTGGTCCGTCGTGGTCGGCGAGCACCTTTACGTGAGGGCCTACAACGGAAAGAATTCGCGCTGGTATCAGGCCGCACTGCGGCAGAAAGCCGGCCGCGTCACCGTCGCAGAAATTACACAGGAAGTTTCATTCGAGCCAGTTACTGACGCAGTCAACGACCGCATCGACGACGCCTACCGGACGAAGTATAGCGACAGCCCGTATCTCGCACCGATGGTCGGCGATCGCGCTCGCAACGCCACCATGCGGATCGTTCCGGCGCGGGGCGCCAGCCAATGA
- a CDS encoding NAD(P)-binding domain-containing protein, producing MKIALIGTGMVGRALANRLAGVGHDVVIGTRDVKQTLARTDTDLMGSPPYAEWQKANRSVRLLPFPEAGAHGEVIVNATAGAVSLEALEAVGASNLDGKVVVDLAIPLDLSRGLPPQILYANTDSLGERVQRAFPGARVVKTLNTVFFQVMIEPSRVPGRHNIFVAGEDAGAKETTRGLLVQFGWPAESIIDLGGIEAARATEMYMQLYFLLHRSLGTFDFNIAVVRA from the coding sequence ATGAAAATCGCTTTAATCGGGACAGGAATGGTCGGCCGCGCACTGGCGAACCGACTCGCCGGCGTAGGCCATGATGTCGTCATCGGAACGCGTGACGTGAAGCAGACGCTCGCGCGCACTGACACGGATCTGATGGGGTCGCCGCCTTATGCCGAGTGGCAGAAAGCCAACCGAAGTGTCCGCTTGCTGCCGTTTCCAGAGGCGGGTGCGCACGGCGAGGTCATCGTCAACGCCACTGCCGGCGCAGTTTCGCTGGAGGCACTCGAAGCGGTTGGCGCGTCCAATTTGGACGGCAAGGTCGTGGTCGATCTGGCCATCCCGCTCGATTTGTCGCGGGGCTTGCCGCCGCAGATCCTTTACGCGAACACCGACAGCCTCGGCGAACGGGTTCAGCGCGCGTTTCCCGGCGCCCGTGTGGTCAAGACGCTCAACACCGTCTTCTTTCAAGTGATGATCGAACCCTCGCGTGTGCCCGGGCGGCATAACATCTTCGTTGCCGGCGAGGATGCCGGCGCGAAGGAGACCACTCGCGGTCTGCTGGTCCAGTTTGGTTGGCCTGCGGAGTCGATCATCGACCTCGGCGGCATCGAGGCGGCTCGCGCCACCGAAATGTATATGCAGCTCTACTTCCTGCTCCACCGCTCGCTCGGCACGTTCGATTTTAACATCGCCGTCGTCCGCGCCTAG
- a CDS encoding cupin domain-containing protein, with protein sequence MIPRRHFLKTVVAALATLPTLARAQNDHLTLETQTNMDIEIIRNGSQPSSKGPSDWFTGTTRIDPLFAAKESARAAAALVTFEPGARTAWHTHPLGQTLIVTSGLGRVQREGGRVQEIRPGDVVWFPPGLKHWHGASPTVAMSHVAIQEHVNGKVVDWMEKVSDEDYRGAVS encoded by the coding sequence GTGATTCCCCGTCGCCATTTCCTGAAGACTGTCGTGGCCGCACTTGCGACGCTACCAACGCTCGCCCGAGCGCAAAACGATCATCTGACCCTCGAAACCCAAACCAACATGGACATCGAAATTATTCGCAACGGCTCCCAGCCCTCCAGCAAGGGACCTTCTGATTGGTTCACCGGCACGACGCGTATTGATCCGTTGTTTGCCGCCAAGGAATCCGCCCGAGCGGCGGCCGCGCTGGTCACGTTCGAGCCCGGCGCGCGCACTGCCTGGCACACGCACCCGTTGGGTCAGACGTTGATTGTCACCTCGGGCTTGGGCCGGGTGCAGCGCGAGGGCGGCCGAGTGCAGGAGATTCGGCCGGGCGATGTGGTGTGGTTTCCGCCGGGTTTGAAACACTGGCATGGCGCCTCGCCGACCGTGGCGATGTCGCACGTCGCGATCCAAGAGCACGTCAACGGCAAGGTCGTCGACTGGATGGAGAAGGTCAGCGACGAAGATTACCGGGGCGCGGTAAGCTAA
- a CDS encoding SDR family oxidoreductase, translating to MIKDKVVIITGASSGIGEATAKLLARRGAKVVLGARRTDKLKQIADAIGMAGGQAAFRELDVTKASDNAAIVELAKRSFGRVDAIFLNAGIMPTAPVSALKVDEWNEAVDVNIKGVLNGVAAVLPTFLQQKSGHILATSSVAGIKAYPGAAIYGGTKWFVRDFMEVLRMESAMEGTNIRTATLYPAAINTELLGGISHQASADAMQKLYERYGISPERIARVVEFALDLPEDTTVNELTVGPANQPW from the coding sequence ATGATCAAAGACAAAGTCGTAATCATCACCGGTGCATCCTCCGGGATCGGCGAGGCCACCGCTAAGTTGCTCGCGCGCAGGGGCGCCAAAGTCGTGCTCGGCGCGCGGCGCACAGATAAACTGAAGCAGATTGCCGACGCGATCGGGATGGCTGGCGGTCAGGCGGCCTTCCGCGAGTTGGATGTGACCAAAGCCTCAGACAACGCCGCGATTGTCGAACTGGCCAAGCGGTCGTTCGGTCGTGTGGATGCCATTTTCCTCAATGCCGGAATCATGCCGACGGCGCCCGTGTCGGCGCTGAAAGTCGACGAGTGGAACGAGGCGGTCGACGTAAACATCAAGGGTGTTCTGAACGGCGTCGCTGCGGTGCTGCCGACCTTTCTTCAGCAGAAGTCCGGGCATATCCTCGCGACTTCATCGGTCGCCGGCATCAAAGCCTACCCGGGGGCGGCCATTTATGGCGGCACCAAGTGGTTCGTGCGCGATTTCATGGAAGTCTTGCGCATGGAGTCCGCGATGGAAGGGACGAACATTCGCACCGCGACGCTCTATCCCGCGGCCATCAACACGGAGTTGCTGGGCGGCATCAGCCATCAAGCGAGCGCCGATGCCATGCAGAAGCTCTACGAGCGCTACGGAATCTCGCCAGAGCGGATCGCGCGTGTCGTAGAATTCGCACTGGACCTCCCGGAGGACACCACGGTCAACGAGCTCACCGTCGGACCGGCCAACCAGCCTTGGTAA
- a CDS encoding helix-turn-helix transcriptional regulator — protein sequence MPIPDKTSAEAYLPYTRSTCLRPSRGKAWHDLKAWIHQPLRETEALAMPGVSEAYLAWTFSGEAEFQEREGNGPWITHRIKAGSFFLTTGGGPYECRWKTLSAEPFLAMMVFVELPLLTRALEEVYGNDAPRVRLRDLSAFTDPDLNWMMEGVRQELMARRASVLRVQGLAHLIATHLARNYAEIPEHTHGTSAALPGFKLKQVTDWIEAHLDEEFDLDALAAKAGLSKFHFHRLFKEATGTSPAKFQLDARMKEARRRLRETKQSVVAIALDTGFSSPSHFAQVFRREAGMTPSEFRRQR from the coding sequence ATGCCGATTCCCGACAAAACGTCCGCTGAAGCCTACCTTCCCTACACACGGTCGACATGCCTGCGTCCGAGCCGGGGCAAGGCTTGGCATGATTTGAAGGCTTGGATCCACCAGCCGCTGCGCGAGACAGAGGCACTCGCCATGCCGGGCGTGAGCGAGGCTTACCTCGCCTGGACGTTCAGTGGGGAAGCGGAATTCCAAGAGCGCGAGGGCAACGGCCCGTGGATCACGCACCGGATCAAAGCCGGCTCGTTTTTCCTGACCACCGGCGGCGGTCCCTACGAGTGCCGGTGGAAGACGCTCTCGGCGGAGCCGTTCCTCGCGATGATGGTTTTTGTCGAGTTGCCGTTGCTCACACGCGCGCTGGAGGAAGTCTATGGGAACGATGCGCCGAGAGTGCGCCTCCGCGATCTGTCGGCCTTCACCGACCCCGACCTGAACTGGATGATGGAGGGTGTTCGACAGGAGTTGATGGCGCGTCGCGCGAGCGTGCTGCGTGTGCAAGGCTTGGCGCATCTCATCGCGACTCACCTGGCGCGGAACTACGCCGAAATCCCCGAGCACACTCACGGCACCAGCGCAGCGCTGCCGGGATTCAAGCTGAAGCAGGTCACCGACTGGATCGAAGCGCATCTCGACGAGGAGTTCGATCTGGACGCACTCGCCGCCAAAGCGGGCCTAAGCAAATTTCACTTCCATCGGCTGTTCAAGGAGGCCACCGGCACATCGCCGGCAAAGTTCCAGCTGGACGCGCGTATGAAAGAGGCACGCCGCCGCCTGCGGGAAACCAAGCAAAGCGTGGTCGCCATCGCTCTGGATACGGGTTTTTCCAGCCCGAGTCATTTTGCCCAAGTCTTCCGGCGCGAGGCGGGCATGACTCCCAGCGAGTTTCGGCGGCAGCGGTGA
- a CDS encoding alpha/beta hydrolase codes for MNLPKLLTSLAAGTTLFVALACAQDANSDHYTFTLSDTVTRQKVTFVNRYGIRLTGDLYLPKNHGDKPLPALAISGPFGAVKEQSSGLYANTMAARGFATLAFDPSYTGESGGEPRNIASPDINTEDFSAAVDYLGLNPLVDRNRIGVIGICGFGGMALNAAAVDKRIKAVVTSTMYDMSRVMSKGYNDSVTLEQRTQTLERLSQQRWTDVEKGTPAYGPRMNELKGGEAQFLVDYHDYYRTPRGFHPRAVNSSGSWSATTPLSFMNFQLLTYIKEISPRPILFIHGEKAHSRYFSETAYAAAAEPKELLIVPGTSHVDLYDQLDKIPLEKIAAFFTAHLK; via the coding sequence ATGAACCTCCCGAAACTCCTCACCTCCCTCGCCGCCGGCACGACTCTCTTCGTCGCCCTGGCCTGCGCCCAAGATGCCAACTCCGATCACTACACTTTCACTCTGAGTGACACGGTCACGCGACAGAAAGTGACCTTCGTCAATCGCTACGGCATCCGGCTCACCGGCGATCTCTACCTTCCGAAAAATCACGGCGATAAACCGCTGCCAGCGCTGGCCATCAGCGGCCCCTTCGGCGCGGTCAAGGAGCAGTCCTCCGGTCTCTACGCGAACACGATGGCCGCGCGCGGCTTCGCAACGCTGGCCTTCGATCCTTCCTACACCGGTGAGAGCGGCGGCGAGCCGCGCAACATCGCTTCACCCGACATCAACACCGAGGATTTCAGTGCGGCAGTGGATTACCTCGGGCTGAACCCGCTCGTGGATCGGAATCGCATCGGCGTCATCGGCATTTGCGGCTTCGGCGGCATGGCCTTGAACGCCGCGGCGGTGGACAAGCGCATCAAGGCCGTCGTCACAAGCACCATGTATGATATGAGCCGCGTGATGTCCAAGGGCTACAACGACAGCGTCACGCTCGAACAACGCACCCAAACGCTGGAGCGGCTGAGTCAGCAACGCTGGACCGACGTCGAAAAAGGCACGCCCGCCTACGGACCTCGCATGAACGAACTGAAAGGCGGCGAGGCGCAATTCCTCGTGGACTACCACGACTACTACCGGACACCGCGCGGATTCCATCCGCGAGCCGTGAACTCCAGCGGCTCATGGTCGGCCACGACGCCGCTTTCGTTCATGAACTTTCAGCTCCTGACCTACATTAAGGAAATCTCTCCGCGCCCGATCCTGTTCATCCACGGCGAAAAGGCCCACTCGCGCTACTTCAGCGAAACGGCCTACGCCGCCGCCGCGGAACCGAAGGAACTGCTGATCGTCCCAGGCACCAGCCACGTCGATCTGTATGATCAGTTGGACAAGATCCCTCTCGAGAAAATCGCCGCGTTCTTCACCGCGCACCTGAAATAG